Proteins from one Salmo salar chromosome ssa29, Ssal_v3.1, whole genome shotgun sequence genomic window:
- the unm_hu7910 gene encoding uncharacterized abhydrolase domain-containing protein DDB_G0269086 isoform X4, giving the protein MEETVMEELICEEAILAEEIPEVKPAAVVNKNGVKAEAAIASGGGGAASGFSGTKIFTWFMVLALLGVWSSVAVVWLELVDYDNVIGKLSAYDADGDGDFDVEDAKVLLGLTKEGGEITNENADSLEEIFSILAEEGSDWFHGFFTFLYDVITPPVEKVEDPESETAEEEGDADEKGVKVAAPKKETLKEDESPGEVASKKNRTKEHPTRELGRKLKSALKEQLRLIHEKIEAQKIAEMALAEVRSILAKEEEERELVNALELKRQEAAQKAQEMLEAQLREEREQEEKREAERRAQEQAGKERLEKEQLEQLEREEKERLEKQREAEEKAEKERLEKEKLEKERIEKEKAELERMEKERLEKDRAAKEKAEKERLEKEKAEKERVEKEQATKEKAEKERIEKERATKEKAEKERIEKERAAKEKAEKERLEKERAAKEKAEKERVEKERAAKEKAEKERVEKERAAKEKAEKERLEKERAAKEKAEKERVEKERAAKEKAEKERLEKERAAKEKAEKERLEKERAAKEKAEKERVEKERAAKEKAEKERLEKERAAKEKAEKERLEKERAAKEKAEKERLEKERAAKEKAEKERVEKERAAKEKAEKERLEKERAAKEKAEKERVEKERAAKEKAEKERIEKERAAKEKAEKERIEKERAAKEKAEKERLEKERAAKEKAEKERLEKERAAKEKAEKERVEKERAAKEKAEKERVEKERAAKEKAEKERIEKERAAKEKAEKERIEKERAAKEKAEKERIEKERAAKEKAEKERIEKERAAKEKGRLEKERLTKEKAEKEKEDSERAEKERVAKERAEKEQVAKESEKERMERERVAKGKERERIAKERAEKERAEKEQQSKELAAKEKERAAVKGHLVKEKTAKAKVETEQLSKIEREQLPKAKAGKERAEKERLLKEKFERERVVKEKRAKQAKEEMPEKNANNFTATSKKEKILAIKDLLKPKATKVNKKWNFTG; this is encoded by the exons AGGTGAAGCCCGCAGCAGTGGTGAATAAGAATGGTGTGAAAGCGGAGGCTGCTATTGCTAGTGGGGGTGGAGGTGCTGCTAGTGGTTTTAGCGGCACTAAGATCTTCACCTGGTTCATGGTTCTGGCTCTGTTGGGGGTGTGGAGCTCCGTGGCCGTGGTGTGGTTAGAATTGGTGGACTACGACAACGTTATTG GTAAACTTTCAGCGTATGACGCAGATGGCGACGGTGACTTCGATGTGGAGGACGCCAAAGTACTACTCG GCTTGACCAAAGAGGGCGGTGAAATTACTAATGAAAATGCAGATTCCCTAGAGGAAATCTTCAGTATTTTAGCCGAGGAGGGCTCAGATTGGTTTCACGGCTTCTTCACGTTTCTCTATGACGTGATCACTCCTCCCGTAGAGAAGGTGGAGGATCCAGAGAGTGAGACAGCAGAGGAGGAGGGTGATGCTG ACGAAAAAGGGGTCAAAGTTGCTGCTCCCAAAAAGGAAACGCTGAAAGAAG ATGAGAGTCCTGGAGAGGTGGCTTCTAAAAAGAACAGAACAAAAG AGCACCCAACAAGAGAACTTGGGAGGAAATTAAAGTCAGCATTAAAGGAACAGTTGAGATTGATCCATGAGAAGATTGAAGCCCAAAAAATTGCCGAAATGGCTTTGGCTGAAGTGAGGAGTATCCTGgccaaagaggaggaagagagagaattgGTCAATGCTCTGGAACTCAAGAGGCAAGAGGCGGCCCAAAAAGCCCAGGAAATGTTAGAGGCTCAACTTCGAGAGGAAAGAGAacaagaagagaaaagagaggctGAGAGAAGAGCACAGGAGCAAGCAGGGAAAGAGAGGCTGGAGAAAGAGCAACTGGAGCagttggagagagaagagaaagagaggctgGAGAAACAGAGGGAAGCTGAGGAGAAGGCAGAAAAAGAGCGATTGGAGAAGGAAAAGCTAGAGAAGGAGAGGATAGAAAAGGAGAAGGCAGAGCTGGaaaggatggagaaagagagactggaaaagGATCGAGCAGCTAAAGAGAAAGCAGAAAAGGAAAGactagagaaagagaaagcagaAAAGGAGAGGGTTGAGAAGGAACAGGCCACCAAAGAGAAAGCAGAAAAGGAGAGGATTGAGAAAGAACGGGCCACCAAAGAAAAAGCAGAAAAGGAGAGGATTGAGAAGGAACGGGCCGCCAAAGAGAAAGCAGAAAAGGAGAGGCTTGAGAAGGAACGGGCCGCCAAAGAGAAAGCAGAAAAGGAGAGGGTTGAGAAGGAACGGGCCGCCAAAGAGAAAGCAGAAAAGGAGAGGGTTGAGAAGGAACGGGCCGCCAAAGAGAAAGCAGAAAAGGAGAGGCTTGAGAAGGAACGGGCCGCCAAAGAGAAAGCAGAAAAGGAGAGGGTTGAGAAGGAACGGGCCGCCAAAGAGAAAGCAGAAAAGGAGAGGCTTGAGAAGGAACGGGCCGCCAAAGAGAAAGCAGAAAAGGAGAGGCTTGAGAAGGAACGGGCCGCCAAAGAGAAAGCAGAAAAGGAGAGAGTCGAGAAGGAACGGGCCGCCAAAGAGAAAGCCGAAAAGGAGAGGCTTGAGAAGGAACGGGCCGCCAAAGAGAAAGCAGAAAAGGAGAGGCTTGAGAAGGAACGGGCCGCCAAAGAGAAAGCAGAAAAGGAGAGGCTTGAGAAGGAACGGGCCGCCAAAGAGAAAGCGGAAAAGGAGAGGGTTGAGAAGGAAAGGGCCGCCAAAGAGAAAGCGGAAAAGGAGAGGCTTGAGAAGGAACGGGCCGCCAAAGAGAAAGCGGAAAAGGAGAGGGTTGAGAAGGAACGGGCCGCCAAAGAGAAAGCGGAAAAGGAGAGGATTGAGAAGGAACGGGCCGCCAAAGAGAAAGCGGAAAAGGAGAGGATTGAGAAGGAACGGGCCGCCAAAGAGAAAGCGGAAAAGGAGAGGCTTGAGAAGGAACGGGCCGCCAAAGAGAAAGCGGAAAAGGAGAGGCTTGAGAAGGAACGGGCCGCCAAAGAGAAAGCGGAAAAGGAGAGGGTTGAGAAGGAACGGGCCGCCAAAGAGAAAGCGGAAAAGGAGAGGGTTGAGAAGGAAAGGGCCGCCAAAGAGAAAGCGGAAAAGGAGAGGATTGAGAAGGAACGGGCCGCCAAAGAGAAAGCGGAAAAGGAGAGGATTGAGAAGGAAAGGGCCGCCAAAGAGAAAGCGGAAAAGGAGAGGATTGAGAAGGAACGGGCCGCCAAAGAGAAAGCAGAAAAGGAGAGGATTGAGAAGGAACGGGCCGCCAAAGAGAAGGGGAGACTGGAGAAAGAACGGCTAACCAAAGAAAAGGCAGAGAAGGAAAAGGAAGACAGCGAAAGGGCGGAGAAAGAGCGTGTTgccaaagagagagcagagaaagaacAGGTTGCAAAGGAATCTGaaaaggagaggatggagagagaaagggtagcgaagggaaaggagagagaacggATAGCCaaagagagggcagagaaggagagagcagagaaagagcaACAATCCAAAGAGTTAGCTGCtaaagaaaaggagagagcggCGGTAAAAGGACACTTAGTCAAAGAAAAGACTGCAAAGGCCAAGGTTGAGACAGAACAGTTGtccaagatagagagagaacagttacCTAAGGCGAaggcagggaaggagagagcagaAAAAGAGCGTCTACTCAAAGAAAAGTTCGAAAGGGAGAGAGTTGTGAAAGAGAAAAGAGCCAAACAGGCAAAAGAGGAGATGCCAGAGAAAAATGCAAACAACTTCACAGCTACAAGCAAGAAGGAAAAAATattggctataaaagaccttcTGAAGCCTAAAGCCACCAAGGTGAACAAGAAATGGAACTTCACAGGATGA
- the unm_hu7910 gene encoding uncharacterized abhydrolase domain-containing protein DDB_G0269086 isoform X8 → MEETVMEELICEEAILAEEIPEVKPAAVVNKNGVKAEAAIASGGGGAASGFSGTKIFTWFMVLALLGVWSSVAVVWLELVDYDNVIGKLSAYDADGDGDFDVEDAKVLLDEKGVKVAAPKKETLKEDESPGEVASKKNRTKEHPTRELGRKLKSALKEQLRLIHEKIEAQKIAEMALAEVRSILAKEEEERELVNALELKRQEAAQKAQEMLEAQLREEREQEEKREAERRAQEQAGKERLEKEQLEQLEREEKERLEKQREAEEKAEKERLEKEKLEKERIEKEKAELERMEKERLEKDRAAKEKAEKERLEKEKAEKERVEKEQATKEKAEKERIEKERATKEKAEKERIEKERAAKEKAEKERLEKERAAKEKAEKERVEKERAAKEKAEKERVEKERAAKEKAEKERLEKERAAKEKAEKERVEKERAAKEKAEKERLEKERAAKEKAEKERLEKERAAKEKAEKERVEKERAAKEKAEKERLEKERAAKEKAEKERLEKERAAKEKAEKERLEKERAAKEKAEKERVEKERAAKEKAEKERLEKERAAKEKAEKERVEKERAAKEKAEKERIEKERAAKEKAEKERIEKERAAKEKAEKERLEKERAAKEKAEKERLEKERAAKEKAEKERVEKERAAKEKAEKERVEKERAAKEKAEKERIEKERAAKEKAEKERIEKERAAKEKAEKERIEKERAAKEKAEKERIEKERAAKEKGRLEKERLTKEKAEKEKEDSERAEKERVAKERAEKEQVAKESEKERMERERVAKGKERERIAKERAEKERAEKEQQSKELAAKEKERAAVKGHLVKEKTAKAKVETEQLSKIEREQLPKAKAGKERAEKERLLKEKFERERVVKEKRAKQAKEEMPEKNANNFTATSKKEKILAIKDLLKPKATKVNKKWNFTG, encoded by the exons AGGTGAAGCCCGCAGCAGTGGTGAATAAGAATGGTGTGAAAGCGGAGGCTGCTATTGCTAGTGGGGGTGGAGGTGCTGCTAGTGGTTTTAGCGGCACTAAGATCTTCACCTGGTTCATGGTTCTGGCTCTGTTGGGGGTGTGGAGCTCCGTGGCCGTGGTGTGGTTAGAATTGGTGGACTACGACAACGTTATTG GTAAACTTTCAGCGTATGACGCAGATGGCGACGGTGACTTCGATGTGGAGGACGCCAAAGTACTACTCG ACGAAAAAGGGGTCAAAGTTGCTGCTCCCAAAAAGGAAACGCTGAAAGAAG ATGAGAGTCCTGGAGAGGTGGCTTCTAAAAAGAACAGAACAAAAG AGCACCCAACAAGAGAACTTGGGAGGAAATTAAAGTCAGCATTAAAGGAACAGTTGAGATTGATCCATGAGAAGATTGAAGCCCAAAAAATTGCCGAAATGGCTTTGGCTGAAGTGAGGAGTATCCTGgccaaagaggaggaagagagagaattgGTCAATGCTCTGGAACTCAAGAGGCAAGAGGCGGCCCAAAAAGCCCAGGAAATGTTAGAGGCTCAACTTCGAGAGGAAAGAGAacaagaagagaaaagagaggctGAGAGAAGAGCACAGGAGCAAGCAGGGAAAGAGAGGCTGGAGAAAGAGCAACTGGAGCagttggagagagaagagaaagagaggctgGAGAAACAGAGGGAAGCTGAGGAGAAGGCAGAAAAAGAGCGATTGGAGAAGGAAAAGCTAGAGAAGGAGAGGATAGAAAAGGAGAAGGCAGAGCTGGaaaggatggagaaagagagactggaaaagGATCGAGCAGCTAAAGAGAAAGCAGAAAAGGAAAGactagagaaagagaaagcagaAAAGGAGAGGGTTGAGAAGGAACAGGCCACCAAAGAGAAAGCAGAAAAGGAGAGGATTGAGAAAGAACGGGCCACCAAAGAAAAAGCAGAAAAGGAGAGGATTGAGAAGGAACGGGCCGCCAAAGAGAAAGCAGAAAAGGAGAGGCTTGAGAAGGAACGGGCCGCCAAAGAGAAAGCAGAAAAGGAGAGGGTTGAGAAGGAACGGGCCGCCAAAGAGAAAGCAGAAAAGGAGAGGGTTGAGAAGGAACGGGCCGCCAAAGAGAAAGCAGAAAAGGAGAGGCTTGAGAAGGAACGGGCCGCCAAAGAGAAAGCAGAAAAGGAGAGGGTTGAGAAGGAACGGGCCGCCAAAGAGAAAGCAGAAAAGGAGAGGCTTGAGAAGGAACGGGCCGCCAAAGAGAAAGCAGAAAAGGAGAGGCTTGAGAAGGAACGGGCCGCCAAAGAGAAAGCAGAAAAGGAGAGAGTCGAGAAGGAACGGGCCGCCAAAGAGAAAGCCGAAAAGGAGAGGCTTGAGAAGGAACGGGCCGCCAAAGAGAAAGCAGAAAAGGAGAGGCTTGAGAAGGAACGGGCCGCCAAAGAGAAAGCAGAAAAGGAGAGGCTTGAGAAGGAACGGGCCGCCAAAGAGAAAGCGGAAAAGGAGAGGGTTGAGAAGGAAAGGGCCGCCAAAGAGAAAGCGGAAAAGGAGAGGCTTGAGAAGGAACGGGCCGCCAAAGAGAAAGCGGAAAAGGAGAGGGTTGAGAAGGAACGGGCCGCCAAAGAGAAAGCGGAAAAGGAGAGGATTGAGAAGGAACGGGCCGCCAAAGAGAAAGCGGAAAAGGAGAGGATTGAGAAGGAACGGGCCGCCAAAGAGAAAGCGGAAAAGGAGAGGCTTGAGAAGGAACGGGCCGCCAAAGAGAAAGCGGAAAAGGAGAGGCTTGAGAAGGAACGGGCCGCCAAAGAGAAAGCGGAAAAGGAGAGGGTTGAGAAGGAACGGGCCGCCAAAGAGAAAGCGGAAAAGGAGAGGGTTGAGAAGGAAAGGGCCGCCAAAGAGAAAGCGGAAAAGGAGAGGATTGAGAAGGAACGGGCCGCCAAAGAGAAAGCGGAAAAGGAGAGGATTGAGAAGGAAAGGGCCGCCAAAGAGAAAGCGGAAAAGGAGAGGATTGAGAAGGAACGGGCCGCCAAAGAGAAAGCAGAAAAGGAGAGGATTGAGAAGGAACGGGCCGCCAAAGAGAAGGGGAGACTGGAGAAAGAACGGCTAACCAAAGAAAAGGCAGAGAAGGAAAAGGAAGACAGCGAAAGGGCGGAGAAAGAGCGTGTTgccaaagagagagcagagaaagaacAGGTTGCAAAGGAATCTGaaaaggagaggatggagagagaaagggtagcgaagggaaaggagagagaacggATAGCCaaagagagggcagagaaggagagagcagagaaagagcaACAATCCAAAGAGTTAGCTGCtaaagaaaaggagagagcggCGGTAAAAGGACACTTAGTCAAAGAAAAGACTGCAAAGGCCAAGGTTGAGACAGAACAGTTGtccaagatagagagagaacagttacCTAAGGCGAaggcagggaaggagagagcagaAAAAGAGCGTCTACTCAAAGAAAAGTTCGAAAGGGAGAGAGTTGTGAAAGAGAAAAGAGCCAAACAGGCAAAAGAGGAGATGCCAGAGAAAAATGCAAACAACTTCACAGCTACAAGCAAGAAGGAAAAAATattggctataaaagaccttcTGAAGCCTAAAGCCACCAAGGTGAACAAGAAATGGAACTTCACAGGATGA
- the unm_hu7910 gene encoding uncharacterized abhydrolase domain-containing protein DDB_G0269086 isoform X9 → MEETVMEELICEEAILAEEIPEVKPAAVVNKNGVKAEAAIASGGGGAASGFSGTKIFTWFMVLALLGVWSSVAVVWLELVDYDNVIGKLSAYDADGDGDFDVEDAKVLLDESPGEVASKKNRTKEHPTRELGRKLKSALKEQLRLIHEKIEAQKIAEMALAEVRSILAKEEEERELVNALELKRQEAAQKAQEMLEAQLREEREQEEKREAERRAQEQAGKERLEKEQLEQLEREEKERLEKQREAEEKAEKERLEKEKLEKERIEKEKAELERMEKERLEKDRAAKEKAEKERLEKEKAEKERVEKEQATKEKAEKERIEKERATKEKAEKERIEKERAAKEKAEKERLEKERAAKEKAEKERVEKERAAKEKAEKERVEKERAAKEKAEKERLEKERAAKEKAEKERVEKERAAKEKAEKERLEKERAAKEKAEKERLEKERAAKEKAEKERVEKERAAKEKAEKERLEKERAAKEKAEKERLEKERAAKEKAEKERLEKERAAKEKAEKERVEKERAAKEKAEKERLEKERAAKEKAEKERVEKERAAKEKAEKERIEKERAAKEKAEKERIEKERAAKEKAEKERLEKERAAKEKAEKERLEKERAAKEKAEKERVEKERAAKEKAEKERVEKERAAKEKAEKERIEKERAAKEKAEKERIEKERAAKEKAEKERIEKERAAKEKAEKERIEKERAAKEKGRLEKERLTKEKAEKEKEDSERAEKERVAKERAEKEQVAKESEKERMERERVAKGKERERIAKERAEKERAEKEQQSKELAAKEKERAAVKGHLVKEKTAKAKVETEQLSKIEREQLPKAKAGKERAEKERLLKEKFERERVVKEKRAKQAKEEMPEKNANNFTATSKKEKILAIKDLLKPKATKVNKKWNFTG, encoded by the exons AGGTGAAGCCCGCAGCAGTGGTGAATAAGAATGGTGTGAAAGCGGAGGCTGCTATTGCTAGTGGGGGTGGAGGTGCTGCTAGTGGTTTTAGCGGCACTAAGATCTTCACCTGGTTCATGGTTCTGGCTCTGTTGGGGGTGTGGAGCTCCGTGGCCGTGGTGTGGTTAGAATTGGTGGACTACGACAACGTTATTG GTAAACTTTCAGCGTATGACGCAGATGGCGACGGTGACTTCGATGTGGAGGACGCCAAAGTACTACTCG ATGAGAGTCCTGGAGAGGTGGCTTCTAAAAAGAACAGAACAAAAG AGCACCCAACAAGAGAACTTGGGAGGAAATTAAAGTCAGCATTAAAGGAACAGTTGAGATTGATCCATGAGAAGATTGAAGCCCAAAAAATTGCCGAAATGGCTTTGGCTGAAGTGAGGAGTATCCTGgccaaagaggaggaagagagagaattgGTCAATGCTCTGGAACTCAAGAGGCAAGAGGCGGCCCAAAAAGCCCAGGAAATGTTAGAGGCTCAACTTCGAGAGGAAAGAGAacaagaagagaaaagagaggctGAGAGAAGAGCACAGGAGCAAGCAGGGAAAGAGAGGCTGGAGAAAGAGCAACTGGAGCagttggagagagaagagaaagagaggctgGAGAAACAGAGGGAAGCTGAGGAGAAGGCAGAAAAAGAGCGATTGGAGAAGGAAAAGCTAGAGAAGGAGAGGATAGAAAAGGAGAAGGCAGAGCTGGaaaggatggagaaagagagactggaaaagGATCGAGCAGCTAAAGAGAAAGCAGAAAAGGAAAGactagagaaagagaaagcagaAAAGGAGAGGGTTGAGAAGGAACAGGCCACCAAAGAGAAAGCAGAAAAGGAGAGGATTGAGAAAGAACGGGCCACCAAAGAAAAAGCAGAAAAGGAGAGGATTGAGAAGGAACGGGCCGCCAAAGAGAAAGCAGAAAAGGAGAGGCTTGAGAAGGAACGGGCCGCCAAAGAGAAAGCAGAAAAGGAGAGGGTTGAGAAGGAACGGGCCGCCAAAGAGAAAGCAGAAAAGGAGAGGGTTGAGAAGGAACGGGCCGCCAAAGAGAAAGCAGAAAAGGAGAGGCTTGAGAAGGAACGGGCCGCCAAAGAGAAAGCAGAAAAGGAGAGGGTTGAGAAGGAACGGGCCGCCAAAGAGAAAGCAGAAAAGGAGAGGCTTGAGAAGGAACGGGCCGCCAAAGAGAAAGCAGAAAAGGAGAGGCTTGAGAAGGAACGGGCCGCCAAAGAGAAAGCAGAAAAGGAGAGAGTCGAGAAGGAACGGGCCGCCAAAGAGAAAGCCGAAAAGGAGAGGCTTGAGAAGGAACGGGCCGCCAAAGAGAAAGCAGAAAAGGAGAGGCTTGAGAAGGAACGGGCCGCCAAAGAGAAAGCAGAAAAGGAGAGGCTTGAGAAGGAACGGGCCGCCAAAGAGAAAGCGGAAAAGGAGAGGGTTGAGAAGGAAAGGGCCGCCAAAGAGAAAGCGGAAAAGGAGAGGCTTGAGAAGGAACGGGCCGCCAAAGAGAAAGCGGAAAAGGAGAGGGTTGAGAAGGAACGGGCCGCCAAAGAGAAAGCGGAAAAGGAGAGGATTGAGAAGGAACGGGCCGCCAAAGAGAAAGCGGAAAAGGAGAGGATTGAGAAGGAACGGGCCGCCAAAGAGAAAGCGGAAAAGGAGAGGCTTGAGAAGGAACGGGCCGCCAAAGAGAAAGCGGAAAAGGAGAGGCTTGAGAAGGAACGGGCCGCCAAAGAGAAAGCGGAAAAGGAGAGGGTTGAGAAGGAACGGGCCGCCAAAGAGAAAGCGGAAAAGGAGAGGGTTGAGAAGGAAAGGGCCGCCAAAGAGAAAGCGGAAAAGGAGAGGATTGAGAAGGAACGGGCCGCCAAAGAGAAAGCGGAAAAGGAGAGGATTGAGAAGGAAAGGGCCGCCAAAGAGAAAGCGGAAAAGGAGAGGATTGAGAAGGAACGGGCCGCCAAAGAGAAAGCAGAAAAGGAGAGGATTGAGAAGGAACGGGCCGCCAAAGAGAAGGGGAGACTGGAGAAAGAACGGCTAACCAAAGAAAAGGCAGAGAAGGAAAAGGAAGACAGCGAAAGGGCGGAGAAAGAGCGTGTTgccaaagagagagcagagaaagaacAGGTTGCAAAGGAATCTGaaaaggagaggatggagagagaaagggtagcgaagggaaaggagagagaacggATAGCCaaagagagggcagagaaggagagagcagagaaagagcaACAATCCAAAGAGTTAGCTGCtaaagaaaaggagagagcggCGGTAAAAGGACACTTAGTCAAAGAAAAGACTGCAAAGGCCAAGGTTGAGACAGAACAGTTGtccaagatagagagagaacagttacCTAAGGCGAaggcagggaaggagagagcagaAAAAGAGCGTCTACTCAAAGAAAAGTTCGAAAGGGAGAGAGTTGTGAAAGAGAAAAGAGCCAAACAGGCAAAAGAGGAGATGCCAGAGAAAAATGCAAACAACTTCACAGCTACAAGCAAGAAGGAAAAAATattggctataaaagaccttcTGAAGCCTAAAGCCACCAAGGTGAACAAGAAATGGAACTTCACAGGATGA